The following proteins are co-located in the Spirosoma montaniterrae genome:
- a CDS encoding RNA polymerase sigma factor produces the protein MTNYYQLKDEELIRMYLHTQQNNYFETLYTRYVSKVYRRCLSLTKDSSKAEDFTHDIFLRVYGNLSNFKAHSTFSTWLYSISYNYCMDQIRYAHRTATIELEAEHELFWNDTSEHEHLEMQLQQLNQAMDAISPEETQLLRLKYEDGLDIKAIATQFSLKDSAVKMRLKRTRDKIRRLYRPVE, from the coding sequence ATGACGAATTACTATCAGCTTAAAGATGAGGAACTCATCCGAATGTATCTGCATACCCAGCAGAATAACTACTTCGAGACGCTGTATACTCGTTACGTTAGTAAAGTGTATCGCCGATGCTTATCGCTCACTAAAGATTCCAGCAAGGCCGAAGACTTTACGCACGACATCTTTCTGCGCGTGTATGGTAACCTGAGCAACTTTAAAGCTCATTCTACGTTCTCCACCTGGTTGTATTCTATCTCGTACAACTACTGCATGGATCAAATCCGTTATGCCCACCGAACCGCTACAATCGAACTTGAAGCTGAACATGAGCTTTTCTGGAACGATACCAGCGAACATGAGCACCTGGAGATGCAACTTCAGCAACTGAATCAGGCGATGGACGCTATCAGCCCTGAAGAAACGCAGTTACTACGCCTTAAATACGAAGATGGTCTTGATATTAAGGCCATCGCTACGCAATTTTCACTCAAAGATAGTGCAGTGAAGATGCGACTTAAACGCACTCGAGACAAAATCCGTCGATTATATAGACCGGTTGAATAA
- a CDS encoding CAP domain-containing protein, whose product MKSNYLLGVAALLWTATACQSDQETNQTPAPVASSVHAENSSLGEAAPAMPDLTGARVAAASTTQQQEILTYINQARSKPCQCGTTTYPAVPALSLNTQLNAASDKHALDMATNNYFSHTGRDGSQPWDRMTREGYVWRAAGENIAAGYTTTRAVVDGWLRSPGHCRNIMSANFKDLGVGYAYSAGSTYRHYWVTNFGTRR is encoded by the coding sequence ATGAAATCTAATTACCTTTTGGGCGTTGCTGCCTTGTTATGGACTGCCACGGCCTGCCAGTCAGATCAGGAAACGAATCAGACACCCGCGCCAGTAGCCTCATCCGTACATGCCGAGAATTCGTCGTTGGGCGAGGCAGCCCCGGCCATGCCAGACCTGACCGGAGCGCGGGTTGCAGCCGCATCGACTACACAACAGCAGGAGATTCTTACGTACATCAATCAGGCCCGCTCCAAACCCTGTCAGTGTGGCACAACAACGTACCCTGCTGTACCGGCACTCTCGCTGAACACCCAACTTAATGCCGCGTCGGATAAGCACGCGCTCGACATGGCTACCAACAATTACTTCAGCCATACCGGGCGCGACGGTTCGCAACCCTGGGATCGTATGACCCGCGAAGGGTACGTTTGGCGGGCCGCTGGCGAAAATATTGCAGCAGGCTATACAACAACCCGCGCAGTGGTCGATGGCTGGCTGCGGTCGCCGGGGCACTGCCGGAATATCATGAGTGCTAATTTCAAAGACCTCGGCGTTGGCTACGCTTATTCAGCAGGGAGTACGTATCGTCATTATTGGGTAACTAATTTTGGCACGCGTCGGTAA
- a CDS encoding RNA polymerase sigma factor, translating into MTHLTDHELVSLYITTADDRYYSALYTRHYCRVYRRCLSYTESVFDSEDFAQDIFVRLADKLPAFKGDAQFTTWLHAITVNYCIDQNRKRQQEQLRYKMYFRDICAAQEVNPDSDRLQAGLVEKILDRLSRQQRELLLAKYKEGNQIKDIAEQQDLTPSAVKMRIKRARDRARYLYFKLQYQED; encoded by the coding sequence ATGACCCACCTCACCGACCACGAATTAGTATCATTGTACATTACAACGGCTGATGATCGTTATTATTCAGCACTATATACCCGTCATTATTGCCGGGTTTATCGAAGGTGTTTATCGTATACTGAAAGCGTTTTCGATTCAGAAGATTTCGCTCAGGATATTTTTGTTCGATTAGCCGATAAGTTACCCGCTTTTAAAGGCGATGCTCAGTTTACTACCTGGCTGCACGCTATAACGGTTAATTACTGTATCGATCAGAATCGGAAACGACAACAGGAGCAACTCCGGTACAAAATGTACTTTCGGGACATTTGTGCTGCTCAGGAAGTAAACCCGGATTCAGACCGGCTTCAGGCAGGTTTAGTTGAGAAAATATTAGACCGGCTATCGCGTCAGCAACGCGAGTTGTTGCTGGCTAAATACAAGGAAGGGAACCAAATCAAAGACATTGCCGAACAGCAGGATCTGACCCCGAGTGCGGTGAAGATGCGCATCAAACGTGCTCGTGACCGTGCCCGCTATCTCTATTTTAAGCTTCAGTATCAGGAGGATTAG
- a CDS encoding LytR/AlgR family response regulator transcription factor, which translates to MKTYNTLIIEDDPSDQTILKQNIQRLPYLTVTGVFANPLHALPILADRDINLLFLDASLPDMNGLAFLESITHRPNVILVTADPSYAIAAFEVGVADYVVKPYTFARLVKAVDRALGHRSETPVVESNPYIFLKMGREFTRILVNDIQFIEAFGAFSKVYTPTDVMIVSELLSDLHAQLPEGSFLRIHKSYIVAKQNVMRISARFITINKNQLPIGAKYRQEVEKSLR; encoded by the coding sequence ATGAAAACCTATAATACCCTTATCATAGAAGACGATCCGAGCGACCAGACAATACTTAAGCAAAATATTCAACGCTTACCGTATTTAACGGTGACAGGTGTGTTTGCCAATCCGTTGCATGCGCTGCCTATATTGGCTGATCGGGATATAAATTTGCTTTTCTTAGATGCCTCTCTGCCCGATATGAATGGGCTGGCATTTCTGGAATCAATCACTCATCGCCCTAATGTGATACTCGTAACCGCCGATCCGTCGTATGCGATAGCTGCTTTTGAGGTAGGCGTTGCCGACTATGTTGTTAAACCGTATACCTTCGCGCGGTTGGTGAAGGCTGTAGATCGGGCACTTGGGCATCGGTCAGAAACCCCCGTTGTGGAGAGCAATCCGTATATCTTTCTTAAGATGGGCCGGGAGTTTACTCGCATTCTTGTCAACGATATACAATTTATAGAAGCATTTGGCGCATTTAGTAAAGTGTATACACCTACTGACGTTATGATTGTCAGCGAACTTTTGTCGGATTTGCACGCACAATTACCGGAAGGTTCGTTTCTACGTATTCATAAATCATATATTGTCGCCAAGCAGAATGTTATGCGTATATCGGCTCGATTTATCACGATAAACAAAAATCAGTTGCCTATTGGAGCGAAGTATCGCCAGGAAGTAGAAAAATCACTGCGTTAA
- a CDS encoding SanA/YdcF family protein: MHTTLSTDYSNETPREAAGVRVVKRTIKVGIAIAFFGATVILACNWWVVYNTRNQIYFNIHELPANDVGLVLGTSKFVRSGKENLFFRYRMEATARLWKEGKVKYLILSGNNDSEYYNEPADMQRALVKLGIPASAMTLDYAGFRTFDSVVRCKDVFNQEKITIISQNFHNARALFIGNHEGVEAIAFAAQDVPDGYSLRTLVREYLARPYAILDVYFFRPQPTKENREKSKNS, encoded by the coding sequence ATGCACACGACCTTGTCCACCGACTATTCAAACGAGACGCCCCGCGAAGCCGCCGGGGTGCGCGTAGTCAAGCGGACTATAAAAGTAGGCATTGCCATAGCCTTTTTTGGGGCTACGGTGATTCTTGCCTGCAATTGGTGGGTCGTATATAATACCCGTAATCAGATTTATTTTAATATTCACGAACTGCCTGCCAATGATGTCGGGCTGGTGTTGGGTACGAGTAAATTTGTGCGGTCGGGTAAAGAAAACCTGTTTTTCCGCTATCGTATGGAAGCAACGGCCCGCCTTTGGAAAGAGGGCAAGGTAAAATATCTGATACTGAGTGGAAACAATGATTCTGAATACTACAACGAACCGGCAGATATGCAGCGGGCGTTGGTAAAACTGGGTATTCCGGCATCGGCAATGACGCTTGATTATGCCGGATTTCGCACGTTCGATTCGGTAGTACGCTGTAAAGACGTTTTTAATCAGGAGAAAATCACCATCATCTCGCAGAACTTTCATAATGCCCGCGCGTTATTCATTGGCAACCACGAAGGAGTAGAAGCCATCGCTTTTGCGGCTCAGGACGTGCCCGACGGGTACTCCCTGCGAACGTTGGTGCGTGAGTATCTGGCTCGCCCTTACGCTATATTAGACGTTTATTTTTTTAGGCCACAGCCAACAAAGGAGAATCGGGAGAAAAGTAAAAATTCGTAA
- a CDS encoding DNA gyrase/topoisomerase IV subunit A: MMHDENSEPIDDDLLQPDAALPADGAELADAPEPVNEQTHPTEEVLHDQTVVSGLYENYFLDYASYVILERAVPAVEDGLKPVQRRILHALREMDDGRFNKVANVIGQTMQYHPHGDASIGEALVNIGQKELLFDTQGSWGDVRTGDGAAAPRYIEVRLSKFALDTVYNDKTTEWQLSYDGRKKEPVTLPVKFPLLLAQGVEGIAVGLSTKILPHNFNELIEASIQILKDKPVQLFPDFQTGGHIDVSNYNDGHRGGKVRVRAKIEEVDKKTLAIRDVPFGVTTPQLIDSIVKAAELGKIRIKAPSRNVAAVVDNTARDVEILVHLQPGVSPDVTIDALYAFTDCEVSISPNACVIIGDKPHFVSVTDILRVNTHQTVHLLQRELEIRRSELMERLLYSSLEKIFIENRIYRKIEECETFEAVLQTIDKALKPHKKLFYRDITEDDLIRLTEIKIKRISKYDGFKADELMRKLEQDLTETADNLANITRYAIAYYKDLQKKYGKGRERKTEIRAFNTIAANVVAAANQKLYVDREGGFIGYGLKKDEYVSDCSDIDDIVVFRRDGKCVVTKIQEKIFVGKDIIYVSVFKKNDERKIYNLAYLDAKSGITMVKRFPITGVTRDREYDLTMGNPKSKITYFSANDNGEAEVITVNLTAQSSAKIKQFDFDFATVGIKNRSAQGNILTKYPVRKITQKTAGTSTLGGVDIWYDDHLGRLNRDERGKLLGNFDAKDSILVVYKDGQYELTNFDLTNRYEPNDIAVLMKFDPETVLSAVYYEANQKAWYVKRFKVETTSLDKKFSYIGDAKGSKALAVTTDRYPRIELVHQVKDRAPIEKMVLEPEGFIEVRGWKALGNKLPFARVKEVKLLAPKVVKEVKIEPIVNVVAEESETAEPIQLGLFS, translated from the coding sequence ATGATGCACGACGAAAATTCCGAGCCGATAGACGACGACCTTTTACAACCCGACGCGGCTCTGCCCGCCGATGGTGCCGAACTCGCCGACGCCCCGGAGCCGGTTAATGAACAAACCCATCCAACAGAAGAAGTCCTGCACGATCAAACCGTAGTGTCGGGGCTTTACGAAAATTACTTTCTCGATTACGCTTCGTATGTCATTCTCGAACGGGCCGTGCCTGCCGTTGAAGACGGTCTTAAACCCGTGCAACGCCGGATTCTGCACGCCCTCAGAGAAATGGACGATGGCCGCTTCAACAAAGTAGCCAACGTGATCGGGCAAACCATGCAGTATCATCCCCATGGCGATGCGTCCATCGGCGAAGCTCTCGTTAACATCGGTCAGAAAGAACTGCTGTTCGATACACAGGGGAGTTGGGGCGACGTGCGCACGGGCGACGGTGCAGCGGCCCCGCGTTACATTGAAGTACGGCTGTCGAAGTTTGCGCTCGACACGGTGTATAATGATAAAACTACCGAGTGGCAGCTCAGCTACGACGGTCGCAAAAAAGAGCCGGTCACGCTGCCGGTGAAGTTTCCGCTGCTGCTGGCGCAGGGTGTAGAAGGCATCGCCGTGGGGCTTTCGACCAAGATTCTGCCCCACAATTTCAACGAACTCATCGAGGCATCGATTCAGATTCTGAAAGACAAGCCGGTGCAGCTATTCCCCGACTTTCAAACCGGCGGGCATATCGACGTCAGCAACTACAACGACGGGCATCGGGGGGGTAAAGTGCGGGTGCGGGCCAAAATTGAAGAAGTCGACAAAAAAACACTCGCCATCCGCGACGTGCCGTTTGGCGTAACAACCCCGCAGTTGATCGACTCCATTGTCAAGGCCGCTGAACTGGGTAAAATCCGCATAAAAGCTCCCAGCCGCAACGTAGCCGCCGTGGTTGATAATACGGCCAGAGACGTTGAAATTCTGGTGCATCTGCAACCCGGCGTTTCGCCCGACGTAACCATCGATGCGCTCTACGCCTTTACCGACTGCGAAGTCAGTATTTCGCCCAATGCCTGCGTCATTATTGGCGACAAGCCACACTTTGTGAGCGTAACCGACATTTTGCGCGTCAATACGCATCAGACAGTGCATCTGCTGCAACGGGAGCTCGAAATTCGGCGTAGTGAGCTAATGGAGCGGCTGCTGTATAGTTCGCTCGAAAAGATTTTTATCGAGAATCGCATCTACCGCAAAATTGAGGAGTGTGAAACGTTTGAAGCTGTTTTACAGACGATTGACAAAGCACTGAAACCGCATAAGAAGCTGTTTTACCGTGATATTACGGAAGACGACCTGATTCGGCTCACCGAAATCAAGATCAAGCGAATCTCGAAATACGACGGTTTCAAGGCCGATGAGCTGATGCGGAAGCTGGAGCAGGATCTGACCGAAACAGCAGACAACTTAGCCAACATTACCCGATACGCCATTGCCTATTATAAAGACCTGCAAAAGAAGTATGGTAAAGGCCGCGAACGCAAAACGGAGATTCGGGCCTTCAATACCATTGCCGCGAACGTGGTAGCGGCTGCCAACCAGAAACTATATGTCGACCGGGAGGGTGGGTTTATTGGCTACGGGCTGAAAAAAGACGAGTACGTTTCCGACTGTTCCGACATAGACGACATCGTTGTATTCCGGCGCGATGGCAAATGTGTGGTCACGAAAATTCAGGAAAAGATTTTCGTTGGCAAAGACATCATTTACGTGTCGGTGTTCAAGAAAAACGACGAGCGGAAGATTTATAACCTGGCCTACTTAGACGCCAAATCGGGCATTACGATGGTGAAGCGATTCCCCATTACGGGCGTCACGCGTGACCGCGAGTACGACCTGACAATGGGCAATCCGAAGTCGAAGATCACGTATTTTAGTGCCAACGACAACGGTGAGGCTGAGGTAATTACCGTAAACCTGACCGCACAGAGTTCAGCCAAAATCAAGCAGTTCGACTTCGATTTCGCTACAGTTGGCATTAAGAATCGTTCGGCGCAGGGCAATATCCTGACCAAATACCCGGTTCGGAAGATTACCCAGAAAACGGCAGGAACCTCCACGCTGGGTGGAGTAGACATCTGGTATGACGATCACCTCGGGCGGCTCAACCGCGATGAGCGGGGCAAACTACTCGGCAATTTCGATGCAAAAGACAGCATCTTGGTCGTGTATAAAGACGGGCAGTACGAGCTGACCAACTTCGACCTGACCAACCGATATGAGCCGAACGACATTGCCGTGCTGATGAAATTTGATCCCGAAACCGTGCTGTCGGCGGTGTACTATGAAGCTAATCAGAAAGCCTGGTACGTGAAGCGGTTCAAAGTAGAGACGACATCACTGGATAAGAAATTTAGCTATATTGGTGATGCGAAAGGCTCGAAAGCACTGGCCGTTACAACAGACCGGTATCCGCGCATCGAGCTGGTGCATCAGGTAAAAGATCGGGCTCCCATCGAGAAAATGGTGTTGGAACCAGAAGGTTTCATCGAAGTGCGGGGCTGGAAAGCATTGGGCAACAAACTACCGTTCGCTCGGGTAAAGGAAGTTAAATTATTGGCGCCGAAAGTGGTGAAAGAGGTGAAGATAGAGCCAATTGTAAACGTGGTAGCAGAAGAAAGTGAAACGGCTGAGCCGATACAGTTAGGATTATTTTCGTAA
- a CDS encoding OmpA family protein: MTNNRLMSVVVLTVVLTAPAALAQVRVYDPKETAERNVEGRVNGRIDQGINRGLDKVEEGIGTIFKKKEKKPRSQKPADDTYDQSTPEAETNETVNAPEKASGRQRAGREPVASRADEPRSLRAYSKFDFVPGEKVVAVEDFAQDAVGDFPAKWNTNASGEVVTLDGQSGKWLAVTQNGYLYPEFLKVLPENFTLEMNMVITPGLDNNMLGTALWFLDSKAYPNLLQSGTVNAVQVQLHPGGGDKGYSYVKAWDAADAERLTNELYTDQWVSGKKPTVKLSVWRQKTRLRVYLDETKIWDIPRAFDPATPYRLLLERGFFTTENQAWYLSNLRVAVGTPDTRSKLITEGKFSTTGILFDVNSATIKPESYGVLKEIGTVLKENASVQVKIIGHTDADGDDASNLALSKRRADSVRAALSKEFGIDASRMDTDGKGESQPVGSNTTAEGKANNRRVEFIKL, encoded by the coding sequence ATGACGAACAACCGACTTATGAGCGTGGTCGTGCTGACAGTAGTTCTGACGGCCCCGGCGGCACTGGCGCAGGTGCGTGTTTACGACCCGAAAGAAACCGCCGAACGCAACGTGGAAGGCCGCGTGAATGGCCGCATCGATCAGGGCATCAACCGGGGCTTAGATAAAGTCGAAGAAGGCATCGGTACTATTTTCAAGAAGAAAGAAAAGAAACCCCGAAGCCAGAAACCTGCCGATGATACCTACGATCAGTCAACGCCGGAAGCCGAAACCAACGAAACGGTGAATGCACCCGAAAAAGCGTCGGGCCGGCAGCGGGCAGGCAGAGAGCCGGTCGCCAGTAGGGCCGACGAACCCCGTAGTTTGAGAGCCTACAGCAAGTTCGACTTTGTGCCGGGCGAAAAGGTAGTGGCTGTGGAAGACTTCGCGCAGGATGCCGTAGGCGATTTTCCGGCCAAATGGAACACCAACGCCAGTGGCGAAGTGGTAACGCTCGACGGGCAATCCGGCAAGTGGCTGGCTGTTACTCAAAACGGCTATCTCTATCCCGAATTTCTGAAGGTATTGCCCGAAAACTTCACGCTGGAAATGAACATGGTTATTACGCCGGGGCTGGATAACAATATGCTTGGCACGGCCCTGTGGTTTCTCGATAGCAAAGCCTATCCCAACCTGCTTCAGTCGGGTACGGTCAATGCAGTACAGGTGCAGTTGCACCCCGGTGGTGGCGATAAAGGGTATAGTTATGTCAAGGCTTGGGATGCCGCCGATGCCGAGCGGCTGACCAACGAACTGTATACGGATCAGTGGGTAAGCGGAAAAAAACCAACGGTTAAATTGTCGGTATGGAGGCAGAAAACCCGGCTGCGCGTTTATCTTGACGAAACAAAAATCTGGGACATTCCCCGCGCCTTCGACCCGGCAACCCCCTACCGGCTGTTGCTGGAACGCGGCTTTTTTACGACCGAGAATCAGGCGTGGTACCTCAGCAATCTGCGCGTGGCTGTAGGTACGCCCGATACCCGCAGTAAACTCATCACCGAGGGCAAATTCAGCACGACCGGCATTCTGTTCGATGTGAACTCGGCTACTATCAAACCCGAATCTTACGGGGTGCTGAAAGAAATCGGGACGGTGCTGAAAGAGAACGCGAGTGTGCAGGTGAAAATCATTGGGCATACCGACGCCGATGGTGACGACGCCAGCAATCTTGCCCTCTCCAAACGCCGGGCCGATTCGGTGAGGGCCGCGCTATCGAAAGAGTTTGGCATCGACGCCAGCCGTATGGATACCGATGGGAAGGGCGAAAGCCAGCCCGTTGGCTCCAACACCACCGCCGAGGGCAAAGCCAACAACCGTCGGGTTGAATTTATTAAGTTGTAG
- a CDS encoding sensor histidine kinase, producing the protein MNRPGIFRSLLCGLLLAGYAAMALPDTIRVQELARPLSLYNRATLTPAPLNADWLFVRTQPAQPLRTGLLTTGQQAYWLHVCLQNDSPTAQTVYLSSANNQVVSAFVETSARVDSLRFGTMIPAADWPTPENEHYAPLRLAPRQTCSLWIQIARARSVLDPITASPLPRPRLGVLLLNEQSYRQTILYERQQNAPELLYRSWIQGALLFFLLLVVLLYSYDRQRLYLFYGLYVLAGCLYSLLKTRSYTPLGHWFGQFPLVKAHLLDPIVWAGWGAYLYFLIELLDLNRIHPVVSSRMRWCARVAVVYSTLYAGLLILTNDEGLQQLGYWFNRGVFIGAHVWILGWVARAVPSILTRYVLIGNALLTGIGILASLRAGGIILRDTTMPGYVDNLLMLPLGILLEIIVFGIAMAHRIRLIDRERQASQTAYIEEIEQRTAYEKRLAEVEMLALRSQMNPHFLFNSLNTIEYFVLKGDEEKASRYLSNFSRLLRLILNHSNEDTVRLSEELTGLRLYLELEATRFGDEFQYSIETNTAIDQDEVLLPPLLLQPFVENAIWHGLRQSKRPDKRLWVRLLVQDAQTLRFEIEDNGIGRQRAADLKSRSASARKSYGMAITQQRIELFNRNYPSQLDVQLLDLEGNEQTGTLVRMTYRLALSLQKP; encoded by the coding sequence ATGAATAGACCGGGCATTTTCAGGAGTCTGCTTTGTGGCCTGTTGCTGGCGGGTTATGCGGCTATGGCCCTACCCGACACCATCCGGGTGCAGGAACTCGCCCGCCCGCTTTCGCTCTACAACCGGGCCACCCTGACACCTGCCCCGCTCAACGCCGACTGGCTTTTTGTGCGCACCCAGCCCGCTCAGCCCCTTCGGACCGGTTTGCTCACCACCGGGCAGCAGGCATACTGGCTGCACGTATGCCTACAAAACGATAGCCCCACAGCCCAAACCGTCTATTTGTCGAGTGCCAATAACCAGGTCGTCAGCGCGTTTGTGGAAACGTCGGCGCGGGTCGATTCGCTGCGATTTGGCACTATGATACCCGCAGCCGACTGGCCAACGCCCGAAAACGAACACTACGCGCCGTTGCGGCTTGCCCCGCGTCAGACCTGTTCGCTCTGGATTCAGATTGCACGGGCGCGGTCGGTGCTTGACCCGATCACGGCCTCACCCCTGCCCCGGCCCAGATTAGGTGTACTGCTGCTCAACGAACAGTCTTACAGACAGACTATTCTGTACGAACGGCAGCAAAACGCACCGGAGTTGCTGTACCGATCCTGGATACAGGGTGCCCTGCTGTTTTTTCTGCTGCTGGTGGTCCTGCTCTACAGCTACGACCGGCAGCGGCTGTATCTTTTCTACGGTCTGTACGTGCTGGCCGGGTGTTTGTACTCGCTGCTGAAAACGCGTTCATACACCCCGCTGGGCCACTGGTTCGGTCAGTTTCCGCTGGTAAAAGCCCATTTACTCGACCCCATTGTTTGGGCGGGCTGGGGAGCTTATCTGTACTTTCTAATTGAACTGCTCGACCTTAATCGAATCCACCCGGTGGTGAGTAGCCGGATGCGGTGGTGCGCCCGCGTGGCCGTTGTTTACAGCACACTCTATGCCGGTTTATTGATACTCACCAACGACGAAGGACTTCAGCAACTCGGATACTGGTTCAACCGGGGCGTGTTTATTGGAGCGCACGTCTGGATACTCGGCTGGGTAGCCCGCGCCGTGCCGTCGATACTGACGCGCTACGTGCTGATTGGCAATGCGCTGCTGACGGGCATCGGCATATTGGCCTCGCTCCGGGCGGGTGGTATCATTCTGCGCGATACGACCATGCCGGGCTACGTTGATAACCTGCTGATGTTGCCGCTGGGAATTCTGCTCGAAATCATCGTATTTGGCATAGCAATGGCCCACCGCATCCGGCTCATCGACCGCGAACGGCAGGCCAGTCAAACAGCTTACATTGAGGAAATAGAACAGCGAACGGCCTACGAAAAACGGCTGGCCGAGGTTGAAATGCTGGCCCTGCGAAGCCAGATGAACCCCCATTTTCTGTTCAACAGCCTGAACACCATCGAGTATTTTGTGCTGAAGGGCGACGAAGAGAAAGCGTCGCGCTACCTGTCGAATTTTTCGCGACTGCTGCGGCTCATTCTCAACCACTCGAACGAAGACACCGTTCGGCTGTCGGAAGAACTGACGGGGCTGCGGCTCTACCTCGAGCTGGAAGCAACCCGGTTTGGCGACGAATTTCAATACAGTATCGAAACCAACACGGCCATTGACCAGGATGAGGTGCTGCTGCCACCGTTGCTGTTACAGCCTTTCGTTGAAAATGCCATCTGGCACGGCCTGCGCCAGAGTAAGCGGCCCGACAAACGGCTGTGGGTTCGGTTGCTGGTACAGGACGCCCAAACGCTGCGGTTCGAGATTGAAGACAACGGCATTGGCCGACAGCGGGCCGCCGACCTCAAAAGCCGCTCAGCCTCGGCCCGAAAGTCGTATGGCATGGCAATTACGCAGCAGCGCATCGAACTCTTCAACCGCAATTACCCCTCACAACTCGACGTGCAGTTACTTGATTTAGAAGGCAATGAACAAACCGGCACACTCGTTCGGATGACCTACCGGCTGGCCCTGTCGCTTCAGAAACCATGA
- a CDS encoding LytR/AlgR family response regulator transcription factor produces MKVILLDDEKLATELLALKLRKLGMGVEIIAQFNQPEVALETLRTTPFDLLFLDIEMPRLNGFDLLAQLDPFSFDVIFTTAYDQYAIRAFRYSALSYLLKPIREDELREVIVRWQQRSVRQLHQAQLSLLREQYQTPTTAPRSRIALPTNEGHAIVEIADIVRCMADASYTHIYLTNNRTLLICRTLKEVEQALDTSGFVRTHHSHLINPAYLTKIVRQDGGYLLMADGAQVPVTKLKRDWLLEQIGGIERT; encoded by the coding sequence ATGAAAGTTATCTTACTTGACGACGAAAAGCTTGCTACCGAACTGTTGGCACTGAAGCTCCGGAAACTCGGCATGGGCGTAGAGATTATAGCGCAGTTCAACCAGCCCGAAGTTGCCTTAGAAACGCTCCGCACCACGCCGTTCGACCTGCTGTTTCTCGACATCGAAATGCCGCGTCTGAACGGCTTCGACCTGCTCGCTCAGCTCGACCCGTTTTCGTTCGACGTTATTTTTACCACCGCCTACGACCAATACGCCATTCGGGCCTTTCGGTACAGTGCGCTGAGTTATCTGCTCAAGCCGATTCGGGAAGACGAACTCCGTGAGGTGATTGTTCGGTGGCAGCAGCGCAGTGTGCGGCAGTTGCATCAAGCCCAGTTGAGCCTGTTGCGCGAGCAGTATCAGACGCCCACAACCGCGCCCCGCAGCCGTATTGCCCTGCCTACCAACGAGGGCCACGCCATTGTTGAAATTGCCGACATCGTTCGCTGCATGGCCGATGCCAGCTACACGCACATCTACCTGACCAACAATCGAACGCTGCTGATTTGCCGCACCCTGAAAGAAGTAGAACAGGCTCTCGATACCAGCGGCTTCGTCCGAACCCATCACTCGCACCTCATCAACCCAGCTTACTTAACCAAAATTGTGCGGCAGGATGGCGGCTATCTGCTCATGGCCGACGGGGCGCAGGTGCCCGTCACCAAACTCAAACGCGACTGGTTACTGGAGCAAATTGGTGGTATCGAACGCACCTGA